The following are from one region of the Nymphaea colorata isolate Beijing-Zhang1983 chromosome 7, ASM883128v2, whole genome shotgun sequence genome:
- the LOC116257237 gene encoding L-type lectin-domain containing receptor kinase SIT2-like, whose protein sequence is MALQLSGFLLIFLLRILAHICRSPVAALDSIFVFNGFQRSDLSLSDSATELGGHGFAFVVAPSTNFSDATRGRYLDLFNESNNRNPTNHIFSVEFDTAQQAILMDTNASHVAINVNRVISNAPAAAAYYIEYGKMEWVVLDSKTTIQAWIEYDGQMKQLNVTIAPLSHPLQPNRSLISYPIDLSPILLEHMYAGFSSGTDRLVSKHYILGWSVKMSEQHLDLSRLPSISDEFPLWKSSKLFLNLTSKKIEGWEIDYPHRFSYRELYRATKGFMDELGKGSFDSVYKGVMPGTGLEVAVKKVSPESKQGMREFVAEVSSLGRMRHINLVQLHGSLSWEQRFNILKGIASSLLLSDFGHARLFGHGTNPKTTHIVGSFGYMALELSHTYKSMTSSDVYSYGALLLKGGQTPDAMDKKLENCYVVEEGQLVLKLGMLCSQTAPESRPNMQ, encoded by the exons ATGGCGCTTCAGCTGTCAGGGTTTCTTCTGATCTTCCTTCTTCGTATTCTTGCTCATATCTGCAGATCACCTGTGGCTGCACTCGATAGCATCTTTGTCTTCAATGGCTTCCAGCGGTCGGACTTGAGCTTATCAGACTCTGCAACC GAGTTAGGTGGCCATGGCTTCGCCTTCGTCGTGGCGCCCTCCACCAACTTCTCTGATGCCACTAGAGGCCGCTACCTCGACCTCTTCAACGAGTCGAACAACAGAAACCCCACCAATCATATATTTTCAGTTGAATTCGACACCGCTCAACAAGCAATTTTGATGGATACAAATGCAAGCCATGTGGCCATCAACGTTAACCGTGTAATATCCAATGCCCCTGCAGCTGCTGCTTACTATATAGAGTATGGCAAGATGGAATGGGTGGTTCTAGATAGCAAGACGACCATTCAGGCATGGATAGAATATGATGGACAGATGAAGCAGCTGAATGTCACCATAGCTCCATTGTCACACCCACTCCAGCCTAACCGCTCACTCATTTCATATCCCATTGATCTGTCCCCTATTCTGCTTGAACACATGTATGCTGGATTCTCTTCTGGTACAGACAGGCTGGTTAGCAAGCACTATATTTTGGGATGGAGCGTCAAGATGAGCGAACAACACCTGGACCTTTCACGCCTTCCCTCTATTAGTGATGAATTTCCTCTGTGGAAGTCTTCTAAGTTGTTCTTGAAC CTGACATCCAAGAAGATAGAAGGATGGGAGATAGACTACCCACATAGGTTCTCATACAGGGAACTCTACAGGGCAACCAAGGGTTTCATGGATGAATTGGGCAAAGGAAGTTTCGACAGTGTCTACAAAGGTGTGATGCCAGGCACCGGATTGGAAGTTGCAGTCAAGAAAGTATCGCCTGAGTCAAAACAGGGAATGAGGGAGTTTGTTGCAGAAGTGTCGAGCTTGGGGAGGATGAGACACATAAACTTGGTCCAATTGCATG GAAGCCTCAGTTGGGAACAGAGGTTCAATATTCTGAAGGGAATTGCTTCCAGCCTGCT GTTGAGTGATTTTGGGCATGCCAGACTCTTTGGTCATGGGACCAACCCAAAGACAACCCACATCGTTGGGAGCTTCGGGTACATGGCGCTGGAGCTCTCCCACACCTACAAGTCCATGACGAGTTCGGATGTGTATTCTTATGGTGCCTTACTCCTAAAG GGTGGACAAACACCAGACGCTATGGACAAGAAGCTTGAGAATTGCTATGTGGTGGAGGAAGGACAGCTTGTGCTGAAGCTTGGCATGCTCTGCTCACAGACTGCACCTGAATCAAGGCCAAACATGCAGTAA